The DNA region CTTTTTTGGTCTCCTGAATGTAGACCCACAGCACCACATTCTATTACTTACATAAAATGTCATGAAGTCTAACCTTAAGAGGGGAACATTTTACTTTACCATAATTGTGTTTTTCCAACACCCGGTATGccacaaatttctgttgttttgcttAAGGGTATTCCACTCCCAAGAATATTATCTAGTGCTGAACAGAAGGTAATTATGAAGCTTTGGGTATGCTCCTGCTCAAGAAGTTCCAGTGCTGTACACCTCTTGCCTGACTCAGCTGTAGCAGCAGATCTTGGTTTATTTGTGAGACATTCTCTTCTTATAATTTGCAGTTTCTAAGGCTTCCTCTTTAGATATCCCAACTTCTgaaagtaaaagaaggaaaaaaaaaaacaaaatcctgattttagaaatttaagCCTTAACATGCTATTgggttgtcttcattttttttttttttgaagattttatttatttgacagagatagagacagctagcgagagatggaacacaggcagggggagcgggagaggaagaagcaggctcatagtggaggagcctgatgtggggctcgatcccataacgctgggatcacgccctgagccgaaggcagacgctcaaccgctgtgccacccaggtgccccaggttgtcttcattaattttaatttttagataacAAGAGTGATGTCAAgagtaaagaaacataaaatataacattGCATTAACTATTGAATTTTTCAAGTTAATAAAGGCATTCATCtatgttttcttagtttttacatacttaaaagatttattacctcaaaaacagaattcagaaaCCTAAACCTCTAAAGCATCTGGGCACCTACAAGAGTATCTCAGgaggtagaaataaaaatgtaccaCCAGTCAGTCCTTTACTATCCCTTTTGCTTTTATGAAGTCATAATTATCTTGAGCTAACAAAGtatctaattatttttcagaagagaatgACAATGGCCTCTAACTGCCTAAAACAAGATTTAACTTTAAGACGTGCAtgtgcatggggcgcctgggtggcgcagttgttgggcgtctggttcagctcagggcg from Ailuropoda melanoleuca isolate Jingjing unplaced genomic scaffold, ASM200744v2 unplaced-scaffold22999, whole genome shotgun sequence includes:
- the LOC105235296 gene encoding LOW QUALITY PROTEIN: DNA repair protein RAD51 homolog 3-like (The sequence of the model RefSeq protein was modified relative to this genomic sequence to represent the inferred CDS: inserted 2 bases in 2 codons), encoding VGISKEEALETXQIIRRECLTNKPRSAATAESGKRCTALELLEQEHTQSFIITFCSALDNILGSGIPLSKTTEICGIPGVGKTQLW